The Dysidea avara chromosome 13, odDysAvar1.4, whole genome shotgun sequence genome includes a region encoding these proteins:
- the LOC136243370 gene encoding 2-aminoethanethiol dioxygenase-like, whose product MAGLARIQRIVDQARLTFSASNLSIKDPQFNQNLEELKQAMNSVKPEDFNVSPAIADKEWVYQQGVDVYRANAACMDVGQCKDFSIGIFLLKDGCGLPLHDHPGMHGCMKVLFGEIEITSYCMDESKALKTYESWKGPLVYPCEVLSTKVYRPEDDPITLSPGVGNIHEIQSKPKCMMHDNTDISLASVL is encoded by the exons ATGGCCGGACTAGCGAGAATACAGAGAATTGTAGATCAAGCCAGGCTGACTTTTAGTGCGAGTAATCTGTCGATAAAGGATCCTCAGTTTAACCAAAATTTAGAGGAGTTAAAACAAGCG ATGAATTCAGTTAAACCCGAAGACTTTAACGTATCTCCCGCAATTGCTGATAAAGAATGGGTGTACCAGCAAGGTGTAGACGTGTATCGGGCAAATGCAGCCTGCATGGATGTAGGACAATGTAAGGACTTTAGCATTGGAATATTTCTACTAAAAGATGGATGTGGACTGCCATTACATGATCACCCAGGAATGCACGGATGCAT GAAAGTGCTATTTGGTGAGATTGAAATAACATCATATTGTATGGATGAAAG CAAAGCTCTTAAAACATATGAGTCTTGGAAAGGCCCATTAGTTTATCCATGTGAGGTCCTATCAACAAAGGTGTACAGACCTGAAGATGATCCAATCACATTGTCACCAGGTGTTGGAAATATTCATGAAATACAAAGCAAGCCTAA GTGTATGATGCATGACAACACTGATATTTCACTAGCTAGTGTATTGTAA